Proteins co-encoded in one Vibrio aquimaris genomic window:
- the radC gene encoding RadC family protein: MFLPPESMPREKLIARGAQSLTDAELLAIFLRTGTKDMNVLQLADKLLKEMGSLRGLFSADRAELCQYKGLGEAKYVQLQAALEMTQRYLYEALVRGEALTSPEQTKLYLVSRLRDKTREAFYILFLDNQHRVIKGEVLFEGTIDSASVYPREVVKRALDHNAAALILAHNHPSGVAEPSQADRRITRRIGDALALVDIRVLDHFVVGDGEVVSFAERGWI, from the coding sequence ATGTTTCTGCCTCCCGAATCCATGCCAAGGGAAAAGTTGATTGCGCGAGGAGCACAGTCTCTAACTGATGCAGAGCTTCTGGCAATCTTTTTGCGTACAGGCACTAAAGATATGAACGTCTTGCAATTAGCCGACAAGCTACTTAAAGAGATGGGTTCGCTACGCGGTTTGTTCTCGGCTGATAGAGCAGAACTATGCCAATACAAAGGCTTGGGAGAGGCAAAATACGTTCAATTACAGGCAGCATTAGAAATGACACAACGTTATCTTTATGAGGCTTTGGTTCGCGGAGAAGCATTAACCAGCCCAGAGCAGACCAAGTTGTATTTAGTAAGTAGGCTGCGTGATAAAACTCGTGAAGCTTTTTATATCTTGTTTTTGGATAATCAACACAGGGTGATTAAAGGAGAGGTTTTATTTGAAGGGACTATAGATAGCGCCTCAGTGTATCCAAGAGAAGTGGTTAAACGTGCGCTTGATCACAATGCTGCCGCATTGATACTGGCGCATAATCATCCTTCTGGGGTTGCAGAGCCTAGTCAGGCCGACCGTCGAATTACCCGTCGTATTGGAGATGCACTGGCTTTAGTTGATATTCGTGTGCTTGATCATTTTGTGGTTGGCGACGGAGAGGTGGTTTCCTTTGCAGAGCGTGGATGGATTTAA
- the rpmB gene encoding 50S ribosomal protein L28 — protein sequence MSRVCQVTGKRPVTGNNRSHARNATKRRFLPNLQTHRFWVESEKRFVKLRLSAKGMRIIDKKGIDAVLADIRANGENV from the coding sequence ATGTCACGAGTATGCCAAGTAACTGGTAAGCGTCCAGTAACGGGTAACAACCGTTCACACGCACGTAATGCTACTAAGCGTCGTTTTCTGCCGAACCTACAAACTCATCGTTTCTGGGTAGAGAGCGAAAAACGTTTTGTTAAACTACGTCTATCTGCTAAAGGTATGCGTATCATCGACAAGAAGGGCATTGATGCTGTTCTTGCTGACATTCGCGCAAACGGCGAAAACGTTTAA
- the rpmG gene encoding 50S ribosomal protein L33 has translation MAKKGVREKIRLVSSAGTGHFYTTDKNKRNMPGKFEIKKFDPVVRQHVMYKEAKIK, from the coding sequence ATGGCAAAGAAAGGCGTACGTGAGAAAATCCGTCTAGTATCTTCTGCAGGTACTGGTCACTTCTACACTACTGATAAGAACAAGCGTAATATGCCAGGCAAATTTGAGATCAAAAAGTTTGATCCAGTTGTTCGCCAGCACGTTATGTACAAAGAAGCGAAAATTAAGTAA
- the mutM gene encoding bifunctional DNA-formamidopyrimidine glycosylase/DNA-(apurinic or apyrimidinic site) lyase — MPELPEVEVSRLGITPHLIGQTVAKLTFRTPKLRWDIPKALKNIEGQVIRNISRRAKYLLIETDAGSAIVHLGMSGSLRVLDAEIAPSKHDHVDLKLTNGKVLRYNDPRRFGAWLWTENGEHQVLDRMGPEPLTNEFDASYIAAKAVNKRVAVKQFIMDNKIVVGVGNIYANESLFSAQIHPTRPAGSLTDNEWLRVVKEIKQVLDTAIKQGGTTLKDFAQADGKPGYFAQELRVYGRAGEPCPSCTEAIQEQKIGQRNTFFCDTCQH, encoded by the coding sequence ATGCCTGAGTTACCTGAAGTTGAAGTGAGTCGTCTCGGCATCACACCACATCTCATTGGACAAACAGTTGCCAAACTGACCTTTCGTACACCCAAATTGCGTTGGGATATTCCAAAGGCACTAAAAAATATCGAAGGCCAAGTAATACGTAATATTTCTCGTCGAGCTAAATATTTGCTGATTGAAACCGATGCGGGAAGTGCCATTGTCCATTTGGGCATGTCTGGATCGCTGCGTGTATTAGACGCAGAAATAGCACCAAGTAAGCACGATCACGTAGACTTGAAGCTCACCAACGGCAAAGTGCTGCGCTATAACGACCCAAGACGCTTTGGTGCTTGGCTGTGGACAGAAAATGGAGAACACCAAGTACTGGATCGCATGGGGCCAGAGCCATTAACCAATGAGTTTGATGCTTCTTACATTGCGGCTAAAGCTGTCAATAAGCGAGTGGCCGTAAAACAGTTCATCATGGACAATAAGATAGTGGTCGGTGTGGGTAACATATACGCAAATGAATCCTTGTTTAGCGCTCAAATTCATCCAACTCGACCTGCTGGCTCATTAACCGACAATGAATGGCTAAGGGTAGTCAAAGAAATTAAGCAGGTTCTTGATACCGCGATTAAACAAGGTGGGACCACGCTTAAGGATTTTGCTCAAGCTGATGGTAAGCCTGGGTACTTTGCTCAAGAGCTTAGAGTATATGGCCGTGCGGGCGAGCCATGTCCGAGCTGCACTGAGGCCATCCAAGAGCAGAAAATTGGTCAACGTAATACATTTTTCTGTGACACCTGCCAGCACTGA
- the coaD gene encoding pantetheine-phosphate adenylyltransferase codes for MSKKRLSRVIYPGTFDPITNGHLDLIERAADMFDQVTIAVAASPSKNTMFTLEERVAFTQQVTKHLDNVSSKGFAGLMVDFAKQENANVLIRGLRTTVDFEYEFGLTNMYRRLMPGLESVFLTPAEEHAFISSTIVREVAIHGGDVTNFVPEIVAKALKSKAHV; via the coding sequence GTGAGTAAAAAGCGTCTCTCCAGAGTAATATACCCAGGAACCTTTGATCCTATTACCAACGGCCACTTAGATTTAATCGAAAGAGCGGCGGATATGTTTGACCAAGTCACCATAGCCGTCGCCGCTAGCCCAAGTAAAAACACCATGTTTACACTTGAAGAGCGCGTTGCTTTTACTCAGCAAGTTACCAAGCATTTAGATAATGTCAGCTCGAAAGGCTTTGCCGGTTTGATGGTCGACTTTGCTAAGCAAGAAAATGCCAACGTGCTGATCCGCGGCTTGCGCACCACTGTCGACTTTGAGTATGAATTTGGTTTAACCAATATGTATCGCAGATTAATGCCTGGACTTGAAAGCGTCTTTCTAACACCAGCAGAAGAGCATGCGTTTATCTCCTCTACTATAGTGCGAGAAGTCGCGATTCATGGTGGCGATGTGACTAACTTTGTCCCTGAGATAGTCGCAAAAGCCCTCAAAAGTAAGGCACACGTATAA
- a CDS encoding glycosyltransferase family 9 protein: MKKILVVRNDKIGDFMLAWPSFAMLKNSLPHCQITALVPNYTVALAKLCPWIDEVLVDPTSKGSNQSQSALVEILKSEHFDASINLFSTTYNAKLVWKAKIPYRLAPATKLAQIFYNKRIKQKRSQSAKPEYEYNLDLVRAFLIDLGKDIVEPKAPYLSFSSQDIDSQKQKLAQQLGIAIHKPWFFVHAGSGGSANNLSLTQYTQLICSLSGEFEVVLTAGPGEEQKAAELNSLVQQQGRSCVVYDKNQGLIDFSLAIACADLFIAGSTGPLHIAAAIDVPTVGFFPSKRSATPLRWQPINSDNNHIAFCPPQADDKASQEDMARIDISSVVKHLQPWLNSKVK, from the coding sequence ATGAAAAAAATACTGGTTGTCCGAAATGATAAAATTGGCGACTTTATGCTGGCTTGGCCAAGTTTTGCTATGCTCAAAAACTCTCTGCCTCATTGTCAGATCACGGCGCTAGTTCCCAACTATACAGTGGCTCTTGCCAAACTTTGTCCTTGGATTGATGAGGTTCTGGTTGATCCTACAAGCAAAGGCTCCAACCAATCCCAGTCAGCTTTGGTCGAAATACTAAAGTCGGAACACTTTGATGCTTCGATCAATCTATTTTCTACAACCTACAATGCCAAATTAGTCTGGAAAGCAAAGATTCCGTATCGTCTGGCGCCCGCTACCAAGCTAGCACAAATTTTTTATAACAAGCGTATAAAACAGAAACGCTCGCAATCGGCCAAACCTGAATATGAATACAATCTTGATTTAGTGAGGGCTTTTCTCATCGATCTTGGTAAAGACATAGTCGAACCTAAGGCGCCTTATTTGTCTTTTTCATCTCAAGATATTGATAGTCAGAAGCAAAAACTCGCGCAGCAACTTGGTATTGCTATACATAAACCTTGGTTTTTTGTTCATGCAGGTAGTGGCGGCTCTGCAAACAACCTTTCACTCACGCAATACACTCAGTTGATTTGCAGCTTGTCTGGAGAGTTTGAGGTAGTGTTAACCGCAGGGCCTGGCGAAGAGCAAAAAGCGGCAGAGCTGAATAGCCTAGTGCAGCAGCAAGGCAGAAGCTGTGTGGTGTATGACAAGAATCAAGGCTTAATCGATTTTTCTCTTGCCATTGCGTGTGCTGACTTGTTTATCGCTGGTTCTACAGGGCCACTGCATATTGCCGCAGCTATTGATGTGCCAACGGTGGGGTTTTTCCCTAGCAAGCGCTCGGCGACGCCTTTGCGTTGGCAGCCGATTAACTCTGACAATAATCACATTGCTTTTTGTCCCCCGCAAGCAGATGATAAAGCCAGTCAGGAAGATATGGCTAGAATTGATATCAGCTCGGTTGTTAAACACCTACAGCCATGGTTAAACAGTAAGGTTAAATAA
- a CDS encoding glycosyltransferase family 2 protein, with protein MSKPSIAVALIVKNEAQHLKACLETVHSWVDEIVVLDSGSTDNTEAIARSFTDKFFVNADWPGFGPQRQLAQSHVESDYVLWLDADERVTPELKNSIISAVSANQPDTIYQTARLSWVFGRYIRHCGWYPDKVLRLYPTKLTRYNDALVHEKVEVSKSMKVETLKGDLIHFTYNDMNHYLVKSAGYAKAWAEQREKKGKKSSISQGILHALGCFLKMYVLKAGFLDGKQGLLLSLLSAHSTFVKYADLWIRSETDKMPNTF; from the coding sequence ATGAGTAAACCAAGTATTGCGGTCGCCTTGATCGTAAAAAATGAAGCCCAGCATCTAAAAGCCTGTCTTGAAACCGTACATAGCTGGGTTGACGAAATTGTGGTGCTAGACTCTGGTAGCACAGATAATACCGAAGCTATCGCCCGCAGCTTCACCGATAAATTTTTTGTTAATGCCGATTGGCCTGGTTTTGGGCCGCAGCGCCAATTGGCACAATCTCATGTAGAATCTGATTACGTCCTGTGGCTTGATGCCGATGAGCGAGTCACGCCAGAACTTAAAAACAGCATCATATCGGCAGTAAGTGCTAACCAACCAGACACCATATACCAAACCGCACGGCTCAGTTGGGTGTTCGGCCGTTACATCCGCCACTGTGGCTGGTATCCAGACAAAGTTTTGCGTTTATACCCAACCAAACTCACACGCTACAATGATGCGCTGGTGCATGAAAAAGTCGAAGTATCAAAATCGATGAAGGTGGAAACACTCAAAGGCGACCTGATTCACTTCACGTACAATGATATGAACCATTACCTAGTCAAATCGGCAGGTTATGCCAAAGCATGGGCCGAGCAGAGAGAGAAAAAAGGTAAAAAGAGCAGCATCTCACAAGGTATATTGCATGCTCTTGGCTGCTTTTTGAAAATGTATGTCCTAAAAGCAGGATTTCTTGACGGTAAACAAGGTTTGCTGCTTTCTTTGCTATCAGCACACTCGACCTTTGTTAAATATGCCGATCTCTGGATTAGAAGCGAAACAGACAAGATGCCAAACACGTTTTAA
- a CDS encoding glycosyltransferase family 9 protein, which yields MSLFSSPPESLCILRLSAIGDVCNTLAAVQAIQRHWPSTHIVWITGQLEAKLLEGIKDIEVIVFDKKQGWREYQKLWQALKGRRFDALLHMQYAFRASLATLGIKATYKLGFDKLRSQDLQTWFTNVKVPSPDSMHVLDGLLAFGHTLGIRDMTPSWSLDYSDQDKKWARAQLSTEKRNLVLVPAASKAYKNWTLQGYLALIEHVNLQGWQIILAGSPAQIEVDLAAEIESKTKSKLNNQVGQSSLKQMLALIACADLVIAPDTGPAHMANAVNTPVIGLYAHHNPERTGPYQYRQYVVSAYEEAILAETGKSATQLSWRSRVKDKTAMQRIKPRQVIAMFDNVTNELNLTKKSLQSINQ from the coding sequence ATGAGCCTTTTTTCATCTCCCCCTGAATCTCTCTGCATTCTGCGTTTATCTGCCATTGGTGATGTGTGTAATACCCTTGCCGCGGTACAGGCGATTCAGAGACACTGGCCCAGCACTCACATTGTCTGGATTACAGGTCAACTTGAAGCCAAGTTACTTGAAGGAATAAAAGATATAGAAGTTATCGTATTTGATAAAAAACAAGGCTGGCGGGAGTATCAGAAACTATGGCAGGCATTAAAAGGGCGCAGGTTTGATGCTCTCTTGCACATGCAATATGCCTTTAGAGCCAGTCTTGCCACATTGGGAATTAAAGCCACGTATAAACTCGGCTTTGACAAGCTAAGAAGTCAAGATTTGCAAACCTGGTTTACTAACGTCAAAGTGCCTTCTCCAGATTCAATGCATGTACTCGATGGCTTGCTGGCATTTGGTCATACACTGGGAATTCGTGATATGACACCCTCTTGGTCACTCGATTATTCTGACCAAGATAAAAAGTGGGCAAGAGCCCAGCTTTCAACTGAAAAAAGAAACCTAGTTCTGGTTCCTGCAGCAAGCAAGGCATATAAGAATTGGACACTGCAAGGCTACTTAGCTTTAATCGAGCATGTTAATCTACAAGGCTGGCAAATCATCTTGGCAGGAAGCCCAGCCCAAATAGAAGTGGATTTAGCCGCTGAAATTGAGAGTAAAACAAAATCTAAGCTCAATAATCAAGTGGGCCAAAGCTCACTCAAGCAAATGCTTGCTCTGATTGCCTGCGCTGATTTAGTTATTGCACCTGACACTGGGCCTGCGCATATGGCCAATGCTGTAAATACCCCAGTGATAGGCCTCTATGCTCACCATAACCCAGAGCGAACAGGTCCTTATCAATATCGTCAGTATGTAGTTTCAGCTTATGAAGAAGCCATCTTGGCTGAGACAGGAAAATCAGCAACCCAGCTAAGCTGGCGATCTCGCGTGAAAGACAAAACTGCGATGCAGCGCATCAAGCCACGACAGGTCATTGCCATGTTTGATAATGTCACTAACGAGCTTAACCTGACTAAAAAATCGCTCCAAAGTATAAACCAATAA
- a CDS encoding 3-deoxy-D-manno-octulosonic acid kinase: MKTLQFDNQTIWYDDILLKDDPKQAFDAEFWRQQDSLIGSAQGRGTTWFVQTQTIQAALRHYRRGGLFGKLIADTYWFSDWEKTRSYQEYDLLNTLIKAGVNVPRPLAARAIRNGLTYKADLLSEKILNARDLVSILIDGPLPEEIYRKIGQEIGKMHHAQVNHTDLNIHNILIGDNDKVWIIDFDKCYQQSGDAWKQSNLDRLKRSFEKEVVRHQIYWHDAELKVLLEGYKHAT; encoded by the coding sequence ATGAAAACGCTGCAGTTTGACAATCAGACTATTTGGTATGACGACATTTTGCTCAAGGACGACCCTAAGCAAGCTTTTGATGCTGAGTTCTGGCGGCAGCAAGATAGTTTGATTGGGAGTGCGCAGGGGCGCGGCACCACTTGGTTTGTTCAAACTCAAACCATTCAAGCTGCCCTAAGGCATTATCGTCGTGGTGGTCTTTTTGGAAAACTAATTGCCGATACCTACTGGTTTTCAGATTGGGAAAAAACCCGAAGTTATCAGGAGTATGATTTACTCAATACTTTAATTAAAGCGGGTGTAAATGTGCCAAGGCCCCTTGCTGCAAGGGCAATTCGTAATGGCCTTACCTATAAAGCGGATCTTCTCAGTGAAAAAATCCTTAATGCGCGAGACTTGGTATCTATTTTGATTGATGGACCATTACCCGAAGAAATATATCGTAAAATTGGTCAAGAAATCGGTAAAATGCACCATGCTCAGGTCAATCATACAGATCTTAATATTCACAATATCCTGATAGGTGATAATGACAAAGTATGGATAATTGACTTTGATAAATGCTATCAGCAATCGGGAGATGCATGGAAGCAGAGTAATCTTGATAGACTTAAGCGATCGTTTGAAAAGGAAGTGGTTCGCCATCAAATCTATTGGCATGATGCAGAGTTAAAAGTGTTATTGGAAGGGTACAAGCATGCGACTTAA
- the waaA gene encoding lipid IV(A) 3-deoxy-D-manno-octulosonic acid transferase yields MMIRILYTVLLSLAAPFLLYGLFRTKPGKPTVGKRWKEHFGFSDKLSHGNEPVWIHASSVGETIAVTQFIREFKKQNPKQTILLTTTTPTGAKQAESLSELVEHRYAPVDLPFAIKRFLKSFNPKKLLIVETELWPNLIHYTHQAGIPITVLNARLSEKSYLGYKRILPLFSSMAQKLSRVLCQFEDDAERFIKLGVPTANVLITGSIKFDITITNESILASNKLRDTLGGSRPIWIAASTHAGEDELLLSAHSSILESRPDTLLILVPRHPERFVDVTKLCAEQFTTIARSSGEKVSLSTQVYVGDSMGEMMLLLGTADICFMGGSLLGKKVGGHNLLEPAALGLPTLTGPSYYNFKDVTNSLIEIGGCKVVNNSAEIAAAINEALNDQMYLKEAGEASKKFVELNSGAVARTLTYTS; encoded by the coding sequence ATGATGATTCGAATTCTATACACTGTTTTACTTAGTTTAGCTGCCCCTTTTTTGTTGTATGGATTATTTCGAACAAAGCCAGGAAAGCCAACTGTCGGAAAGAGGTGGAAAGAACACTTTGGATTCTCTGACAAATTAAGTCATGGTAATGAGCCTGTATGGATTCACGCCTCGTCAGTTGGTGAAACAATCGCTGTTACGCAGTTTATACGCGAATTTAAGAAGCAAAACCCCAAACAAACTATACTCCTTACTACTACAACCCCAACCGGTGCTAAGCAAGCAGAAAGCCTATCCGAGTTGGTTGAACACAGATACGCTCCAGTTGACCTTCCCTTTGCAATAAAACGCTTTTTAAAGAGTTTTAATCCTAAAAAGCTTTTAATTGTCGAGACCGAGCTGTGGCCGAACTTAATCCACTATACCCACCAAGCAGGAATACCAATTACTGTACTTAATGCAAGGCTCTCCGAAAAGTCCTACCTTGGTTACAAGAGAATTCTCCCTCTCTTTAGCTCAATGGCTCAAAAGCTATCTCGAGTTTTATGTCAGTTTGAAGATGACGCCGAGCGATTTATCAAACTGGGAGTTCCAACTGCCAACGTACTGATTACCGGATCAATAAAGTTTGATATCACCATCACCAATGAGAGTATCTTAGCTAGCAATAAACTTCGAGATACTTTAGGCGGGTCTAGGCCGATTTGGATAGCAGCAAGCACTCATGCTGGTGAAGACGAGTTACTACTATCAGCCCACTCCTCAATATTAGAATCCCGCCCAGACACACTCCTAATCTTGGTACCGAGACATCCCGAAAGGTTTGTCGATGTAACCAAACTTTGTGCTGAACAATTCACCACCATCGCACGCAGCAGCGGAGAAAAAGTTTCCTTGAGCACCCAGGTATACGTGGGTGACTCTATGGGTGAAATGATGCTGCTCTTAGGTACGGCTGATATTTGTTTTATGGGGGGAAGCCTCTTAGGAAAGAAAGTGGGAGGCCACAATCTACTTGAACCCGCAGCGCTTGGGCTTCCAACCCTGACAGGCCCAAGTTATTATAATTTTAAAGATGTGACCAACTCCCTTATCGAAATTGGTGGATGCAAAGTAGTCAACAACTCTGCAGAAATAGCAGCTGCAATTAATGAAGCACTAAATGATCAGATGTACTTAAAAGAAGCTGGTGAAGCTAGCAAGAAGTTTGTCGAGTTAAACAGTGGTGCAGTTGCGAGAACACTAACGTACACAAGTTAG
- a CDS encoding glycosyltransferase family 32 protein: MSNLSTLIANRLIRLTGNVFKILSYPFHYLMPNKRFTIPEHSAAKVRLSGTRKIPRQIWQTNFTNQVSLPVYLNYLFNRLLSLNCNYNYVSTEARGEYLKKHASEEVYDAYSRLTNGAAQADLWRLFVLNHKGGVYMDIDATLVWPLDKLLGNQHESLYIKIGKNTRFTNYFLASSPNNLDLERAIDQVVYNVNHYEPSMGVYHCTGPTVLHNLLIDKKDINSKDRKYVCIQGTFTNEYFQYIDKPRGKWTHINLNQLVKKK; the protein is encoded by the coding sequence ATGAGCAACTTATCAACCTTAATTGCAAATCGCCTGATTCGTTTGACTGGCAATGTTTTTAAAATATTGTCATACCCGTTTCATTATCTAATGCCAAATAAGCGCTTTACTATCCCTGAACACTCTGCGGCAAAGGTAAGACTCTCGGGAACTAGAAAAATTCCTCGTCAGATCTGGCAAACCAATTTCACTAATCAGGTCTCGCTTCCTGTTTACCTAAATTATCTTTTCAATCGCTTGCTCAGTTTGAACTGTAATTATAACTATGTGAGTACCGAAGCTCGTGGAGAGTATTTAAAAAAGCATGCATCTGAAGAAGTGTACGATGCCTACTCTAGACTCACGAATGGAGCAGCCCAAGCAGATTTATGGCGCTTGTTTGTTCTAAACCATAAGGGGGGTGTTTACATGGATATTGATGCAACTCTTGTTTGGCCTTTGGATAAACTTCTTGGTAATCAACATGAATCTTTGTATATAAAAATTGGTAAAAATACTCGATTTACTAACTATTTTCTTGCTTCTTCTCCCAATAACCTAGACCTAGAACGAGCAATAGATCAAGTTGTTTATAATGTGAATCACTATGAGCCTTCTATGGGGGTTTATCATTGCACAGGTCCAACTGTCTTGCATAATCTTCTAATTGACAAAAAAGACATTAACTCAAAAGACAGGAAGTATGTCTGCATCCAAGGCACTTTTACTAATGAGTATTTTCAGTATATCGATAAACCACGTGGTAAATGGACCCACATAAATCTCAACCAACTTGTTAAAAAGAAATGA
- a CDS encoding glycosyltransferase family 9 protein, with amino-acid sequence MKHLWFERGAYASKKARHYIETEFFPEKITKIAVIRHAALGDQVIVRPFLIEARKFFPNAEITLVGVSNYTYGMPNDLVDKTLVMPGRDKRSQTSFRDKIDNIRQLGEQDIIFDLASTNRSHWMVALSKAKIKMGFPYKPYLCGTLFNMAVFRSDFQPEVECMLDMLKLLGHSPQHPLDFGYPDHRSIKDTQTPFVLYFNGASQLRKILSKEQMYAVLEQAIQENPNHTHVYLEGKNDFEKGDFFKELLEYPNFKIQACLPLEELIELTAKATLMVAPDTGVRNVAISTHTPTVGIFYATVPFRYTPLYERHTIVMNANGDIPSTEQITSAIKQSLQS; translated from the coding sequence ATGAAACATCTCTGGTTTGAACGAGGCGCATATGCTTCCAAGAAAGCTCGCCACTATATCGAAACCGAATTCTTTCCCGAAAAAATCACCAAAATAGCGGTTATCCGACATGCTGCACTCGGCGATCAGGTTATTGTTCGCCCTTTTTTAATAGAGGCGCGTAAGTTTTTCCCCAACGCCGAAATAACCCTGGTAGGAGTATCTAACTATACCTATGGTATGCCAAACGACTTAGTAGACAAAACACTGGTTATGCCGGGGAGAGACAAAAGATCACAAACCTCATTTAGAGATAAGATTGACAACATTAGACAGTTAGGCGAGCAAGATATTATTTTTGATTTAGCCAGTACTAATCGGTCACATTGGATGGTAGCTCTTAGTAAAGCAAAAATAAAAATGGGCTTCCCATACAAGCCCTATTTGTGCGGTACGTTATTTAACATGGCCGTATTTCGCTCCGACTTTCAGCCAGAGGTGGAGTGCATGCTAGATATGCTCAAATTACTTGGCCATTCACCACAGCATCCCCTGGATTTTGGTTACCCAGACCACCGAAGCATTAAAGATACTCAAACCCCATTTGTTCTGTATTTTAACGGTGCATCTCAGCTGAGAAAAATTTTGTCCAAAGAACAGATGTATGCCGTACTTGAGCAAGCTATTCAAGAAAACCCAAACCATACCCATGTGTATCTGGAAGGGAAAAACGACTTTGAAAAAGGAGATTTTTTCAAAGAGCTCCTCGAATATCCCAACTTTAAAATTCAAGCCTGCTTACCACTTGAAGAGCTTATTGAATTAACAGCAAAAGCAACATTAATGGTGGCACCGGACACAGGAGTACGAAATGTTGCGATCTCAACTCACACTCCTACGGTTGGCATATTTTATGCGACCGTGCCATTCAGGTACACTCCTTTATATGAGCGCCATACAATCGTTATGAACGCTAATGGAGATATACCTTCAACCGAGCAGATTACATCGGCGATTAAACAATCACTGCAAAGCTAG
- the waaF gene encoding lipopolysaccharide heptosyltransferase II, with the protein MKSLIIAPSWVGDMVMSQSLYTILKANYPESEIDVLAPAWCKPILQRMPEVNQAIEMPIGHGELNILGRHALGRLLSKNNYTHAYVLPNSAKSALIPWFAKIPNRIGWKGEFRYGLLTDLRPDKRVFQYMVERYVALAYSKAEMQTQVSLHNSPKPKLLVDSHSQHSALLRLGLDKSRPIIGLCPGAEFGPAKRWPDKHYATLAKYLIGQGQQIWLFGSEKDKLVTQEIRSALTVEEQQYCFDLAGETSLIEAVDLLAACHTVVSNDSGLMHVSAAVGCNIVAIYGSSSPKYTPPLTTELEMVHTDIECRPCFKRECPLGHQDCLNKLAPEQVISRLKRFLSNTI; encoded by the coding sequence ATGAAATCCCTCATCATTGCCCCATCTTGGGTAGGCGATATGGTTATGTCGCAAAGCTTGTATACTATTTTGAAAGCAAATTACCCAGAAAGCGAGATTGATGTTCTTGCCCCTGCTTGGTGCAAACCAATTTTGCAGCGCATGCCAGAGGTCAACCAAGCAATTGAAATGCCTATTGGTCACGGTGAGTTAAATATTTTAGGTAGACATGCACTTGGACGGTTATTGAGCAAAAACAACTACACTCATGCTTATGTTTTACCCAACTCAGCCAAGTCTGCCTTAATTCCTTGGTTTGCTAAGATCCCCAACCGTATAGGTTGGAAAGGCGAATTTCGCTATGGCCTTTTAACCGATCTTCGCCCAGACAAACGTGTTTTTCAGTACATGGTAGAAAGGTATGTTGCATTGGCCTACAGTAAAGCAGAGATGCAAACTCAAGTATCTTTACACAATAGCCCCAAACCGAAACTACTTGTCGACAGTCACAGCCAACATTCTGCTTTACTGAGATTAGGTTTAGATAAGTCTCGCCCAATTATAGGACTCTGCCCTGGAGCCGAATTTGGACCAGCGAAGCGCTGGCCAGACAAACACTATGCTACCTTGGCAAAATATCTTATTGGTCAAGGTCAGCAAATTTGGCTATTTGGTTCTGAAAAGGACAAGCTAGTCACACAAGAAATCAGATCAGCTCTCACAGTGGAAGAACAGCAATACTGTTTTGATTTAGCAGGTGAAACATCACTAATTGAAGCCGTTGATTTACTGGCAGCTTGTCATACTGTGGTGTCTAATGATTCTGGACTAATGCACGTGTCTGCAGCTGTAGGCTGTAACATTGTAGCTATTTATGGTTCCAGCTCACCGAAATACACGCCACCTCTGACAACAGAATTAGAAATGGTACATACTGATATCGAGTGTAGGCCATGTTTCAAGCGTGAGTGCCCACTGGGTCATCAGGACTGTCTAAATAAGCTCGCACCTGAGCAAGTTATTTCTAGACTAAAACGATTTTTGAGTAACACTATATGA